One part of the Candidatus Eisenbacteria bacterium genome encodes these proteins:
- a CDS encoding ABC transporter ATP-binding protein, with protein MEGISKRFALVKANDCVNLDVRVGEIHALVGENGAGKSTLMRILYGLYRADSGRIFVREEPAEIKSPANAISLGIGMVHQHFMLIPPLSVTENVILGSEPVRAGVVLDTKTAREKIAALSQKFGLAVEPDTLVEKLSVGAQQRVEIVKILFRGAELLVLDEPTAVLTPQEAEALFSVMRKLKEQGKTIIFITHKLTEVMDISDRVTVMRRGKVVGVVNTRDTSTEELATLMVGRKVLLEVEKGPAVRKNVVLDLEDVHALGASKVPKLKGISLSVFSGEILGIAGVEGNGQTELVEVITGLRRPTSGAIRLLERDITNLSPKEILKLRIAHIPEDRLKRGLISDFTIGENLILGSHFGLPYAGKLWLKRNAILRNAQAVLRRFDIRPQAPELPAGSLSGGNQQKLIVARELSRNPVLLVAAQPTRGVDIGAIEFIHRSLIAQRDSGCAILLVSADLSEILSLSDRIAVIYNGRIAGTVDPRQTDEKELGMMMTGAL; from the coding sequence ATGGAGGGCATCTCGAAGCGCTTCGCCCTCGTGAAAGCCAATGACTGCGTGAATCTCGATGTGCGTGTGGGAGAAATACACGCGCTGGTGGGCGAAAACGGCGCGGGCAAGTCCACGCTCATGCGAATTCTGTACGGATTGTACAGGGCCGACTCCGGGAGAATATTCGTCAGGGAAGAACCCGCGGAAATCAAGAGCCCCGCCAACGCCATTTCCCTGGGAATAGGGATGGTCCACCAACACTTCATGCTGATACCGCCGCTGTCCGTCACGGAAAACGTTATCCTCGGGTCGGAACCCGTTAGGGCCGGAGTCGTGCTGGACACAAAGACCGCCAGAGAGAAGATTGCCGCGCTGTCTCAGAAGTTCGGCCTGGCCGTCGAGCCGGACACGCTCGTGGAGAAACTCTCCGTGGGAGCCCAGCAGCGCGTGGAAATAGTGAAGATTCTCTTCAGGGGCGCCGAGTTACTCGTACTCGACGAGCCCACGGCGGTACTTACCCCCCAGGAAGCCGAGGCGCTCTTCTCCGTGATGAGAAAGCTCAAGGAGCAGGGCAAGACGATCATTTTCATTACCCACAAGTTGACCGAGGTGATGGATATCTCCGACAGGGTCACGGTCATGAGACGCGGTAAGGTCGTGGGCGTCGTGAACACGCGTGACACTTCTACCGAGGAACTCGCTACGCTCATGGTGGGAAGAAAGGTTCTGCTCGAAGTGGAGAAAGGGCCGGCCGTCAGGAAGAATGTCGTTCTCGATCTTGAGGACGTCCACGCTCTGGGGGCGTCGAAGGTGCCGAAGCTGAAGGGAATTTCGCTGTCGGTTTTCTCCGGAGAAATTCTGGGCATAGCCGGTGTTGAGGGCAACGGCCAGACGGAGCTTGTGGAAGTGATCACCGGCTTGAGGAGGCCCACATCGGGGGCGATCAGACTTCTGGAAAGGGATATCACTAATCTCTCGCCAAAGGAAATCTTGAAACTGCGGATTGCGCACATTCCCGAAGACCGCCTCAAGCGCGGCTTGATTTCCGATTTCACGATCGGAGAAAACCTCATCTTGGGCTCGCACTTCGGGCTTCCGTACGCCGGAAAACTGTGGTTGAAGCGCAATGCCATCCTAAGAAACGCGCAGGCCGTGCTCCGGCGTTTCGACATAAGGCCGCAGGCTCCGGAGCTTCCGGCGGGGTCGCTCTCCGGCGGGAATCAGCAGAAACTCATAGTCGCAAGAGAGCTCTCGCGCAACCCGGTCCTCCTGGTGGCCGCTCAGCCGACCAGGGGCGTTGACATTGGGGCGATTGAATTCATACACCGAAGCCTCATCGCGCAGAGAGATAGCGGCTGCGCAATCTTGCTGGTCTCCGCCGACCTGTCAGAAATCCTGAGCTTGAGCGACAGGATCGCCGTGATCTATAACGGCCGTATCGCCGGCACGGTCGACCCCCGGCAGACAGACGAGAAAGAGCTTGGCATGATGATGACCGGAG
- a CDS encoding BMP family ABC transporter substrate-binding protein — translation MKHTGPFFFTLLVLLVATSISCGKKEKEPGQSEEQAQTSASPLKVGLVFDVGGRGDKSFNDSAYRGLERAKKELGVTFEYIEPGEGADRESALRLLASGDAGLIFGTGFLFTDDVTVIAKDFPGKKFACVDYAVSPDQTIPPNLLALKFKEEEGSFLVGALAALKSKTGKIGFVGGMKIPLIKKFEAGYLAGAKYAKPDVEVFVAYAGVTANAFKNPSKGKELALSQYSKGADIIFHASGSTGLGVFEAAREMNKLAIGVDSDQYAEAPGHVLTSMIKDVDVAVYEAIKSVQNGTFKGGVKMLGVAEGGISYVYDSNNRELIGDDIRSKVEEFKEKIISGEIVVPST, via the coding sequence ATGAAACACACCGGACCCTTCTTTTTCACCCTCCTCGTCCTGCTCGTTGCGACGTCGATCTCCTGCGGCAAGAAGGAAAAAGAGCCCGGACAATCGGAGGAACAGGCACAAACCTCTGCTTCTCCCCTCAAGGTCGGGCTTGTGTTCGACGTCGGAGGCAGGGGCGACAAGTCCTTCAACGATTCGGCTTACAGAGGATTGGAAAGAGCCAAGAAGGAGCTGGGTGTCACATTCGAATACATAGAGCCCGGCGAAGGAGCCGACAGAGAGTCTGCCTTGAGGCTTCTCGCGAGCGGCGATGCCGGGCTGATATTCGGAACAGGATTTCTCTTCACCGACGACGTGACCGTCATTGCAAAAGACTTCCCCGGCAAGAAGTTCGCGTGCGTCGACTATGCCGTTAGCCCCGATCAGACAATCCCGCCAAACCTTCTCGCGCTCAAGTTCAAGGAAGAGGAAGGCTCTTTCCTCGTGGGCGCCCTTGCGGCGTTGAAGAGTAAGACCGGCAAGATAGGGTTCGTGGGCGGCATGAAAATCCCCTTGATAAAAAAGTTCGAAGCGGGCTACCTGGCCGGCGCCAAGTACGCGAAGCCTGACGTGGAAGTCTTCGTGGCATACGCCGGCGTCACCGCAAACGCCTTCAAGAACCCCAGCAAGGGCAAAGAGCTCGCGTTGAGCCAGTACTCGAAGGGTGCCGACATCATATTCCACGCCTCGGGTTCGACGGGGTTGGGTGTGTTCGAGGCGGCCAGAGAAATGAACAAGCTGGCGATCGGCGTTGACTCTGACCAGTACGCAGAAGCCCCGGGACACGTGCTGACGAGTATGATAAAGGACGTAGACGTGGCCGTTTACGAGGCCATCAAGTCCGTTCAGAACGGCACGTTCAAGGGTGGCGTGAAGATGTTGGGAGTCGCCGAGGGTGGAATCAGCTACGTCTATGACAGTAACAATCGAGAGCTAATCGGTGATGATATACGCAGCAAAGTTGAAGAGTTCAAGGAGAAGATAATTTCCGGAGAGATTGTTGTTCCTTCCACCTGA
- a CDS encoding thymidine kinase, whose product MTENIVPKNVGWIEVICGSMFSGKTEELIRRLRRAQIARQKVAIFKPKIDKRYGTEYIVSHNLQRIPSKEIADCRDILEKASESDAVGIDEAQFFGPELVEVCEELANRGKRVIVAGLDQDYRGKPFEPIPQLLAVAEYITKTLAICVVCGNPANRTQRKVASDERIVVGAFDVYEARCRNCFEPLQKTPARAVKRSRAKKRTLHRHAPGKTHTGAKR is encoded by the coding sequence ATGACTGAGAACATCGTACCAAAAAACGTGGGCTGGATTGAGGTCATATGCGGAAGCATGTTCAGCGGCAAGACCGAAGAACTGATACGCAGATTGCGCAGAGCCCAGATAGCGAGGCAGAAGGTCGCGATATTCAAGCCCAAGATAGACAAGAGATACGGCACGGAGTACATAGTCTCGCACAACCTTCAGCGCATTCCTTCCAAGGAAATCGCAGATTGCAGAGACATCCTCGAGAAGGCAAGCGAGTCCGACGCCGTGGGAATAGACGAGGCACAGTTCTTCGGACCCGAGCTCGTTGAAGTGTGCGAGGAGCTTGCAAACAGAGGAAAGAGAGTAATTGTCGCCGGCCTCGACCAGGACTACAGGGGCAAGCCCTTCGAGCCGATACCACAGCTTCTTGCCGTAGCAGAGTACATAACCAAGACCCTGGCGATATGTGTGGTCTGCGGCAACCCGGCTAACAGGACCCAGCGGAAGGTCGCCAGCGACGAGAGAATCGTGGTGGGTGCCTTCGACGTCTACGAGGCGAGGTGCCGTAATTGCTTCGAACCTCTCCAGAAAACACCCGCGCGGGCGGTAAAACGCTCTCGCGCCAAGAAACGCACACTTCATCGGCACGCCCCCGGCAAAACACACACAGGTGCAAAGAGATGA